In one Bartonella grahamii subsp. shimonis genomic region, the following are encoded:
- a CDS encoding MFS transporter, protein MINSYAHPKKRGLILSIYAIALGLGVVIGSTLLAKVGTQGFIPFAVGYGLIILATIPILAAWKLSPEFQKKQYTSFFHYLFHVPSVMVTVLIYGAIQMGVLTLIISFSLSIGYNENEAAYFMATLALGNVSLLIPISIISDDAKDRRYPLLSCAILGFVGPFIIPWILQYPRILMLDLFLLGGVSASLYTISLAHLGARLNGQELAAANSAFIFCYGIGILIGATFIGKSMDIFKPFGFSIALTVFFGSYVIFVFVQLMRKLISS, encoded by the coding sequence TTGATCAACAGTTATGCTCACCCTAAAAAACGCGGTTTGATTCTTTCTATTTATGCTATTGCCTTAGGATTAGGGGTTGTGATAGGCTCAACGCTATTAGCAAAAGTGGGAACACAAGGATTTATTCCTTTTGCTGTTGGATATGGCCTTATTATACTTGCTACTATACCAATTCTTGCAGCTTGGAAATTAAGTCCAGAATTTCAAAAAAAACAATATACGTCATTTTTTCATTATCTTTTTCACGTTCCAAGCGTAATGGTGACCGTCCTTATTTACGGAGCCATTCAAATGGGCGTATTAACTCTTATCATATCCTTTAGTTTATCCATTGGTTATAATGAGAATGAAGCAGCATACTTTATGGCAACCCTTGCTCTTGGGAATGTTTCCCTCTTAATTCCTATCAGCATTATAAGCGACGACGCCAAAGATCGACGCTACCCGCTGTTAAGTTGTGCTATCTTAGGCTTTGTGGGACCTTTTATAATACCATGGATTCTTCAATATCCACGGATTCTGATGCTTGATCTGTTTCTTCTGGGTGGTGTATCAGCGAGCCTTTATACAATTAGTCTTGCACATTTAGGAGCGCGTCTCAACGGGCAAGAACTTGCTGCTGCTAATTCTGCTTTTATTTTTTGCTATGGAATTGGTATACTTATCGGGGCGACCTTTATCGGAAAATCCATGGATATCTTTAAACCCTTCGGTTTTTCAATAGCCCTGACTGTTTTTTTCGGTTCATATGTCATTTTTGTGTTTGTCCAACTTATGAGAAAATTAATCAGCTCTTGA
- the rpmG gene encoding 50S ribosomal protein L33 codes for MAKAATIKIKLLSTADTGFFYVTKKNSRTMTDKMSKRKYDPVVKKHVEFKETKIK; via the coding sequence ATGGCTAAAGCAGCAACCATTAAGATTAAGCTTTTATCAACTGCAGATACTGGTTTTTTCTATGTAACAAAGAAAAACAGCCGTACAATGACAGACAAAATGAGCAAGCGTAAATATGATCCAGTTGTAAAAAAGCACGTTGAATTTAAAGAAACAAAAATTAAATAA